In one window of Methanoculleus chikugoensis DNA:
- the twy1 gene encoding 4-demethylwyosine synthase TYW1, whose translation MRSEACKALRKQGYQFITPNSSAAVKPCMWNKRALKGGEMCYKAQFYGIESHRCVQMTPTLKCNQHCLFCWRSFEHEVVEEEECPPDVIVANLRRVQKKALSGYKVSPYVEPGQFAEALDPTMVAISLSGEPTCYSRLPELVDALSADGYTTFLVSNGTRPDVLARCRPYQTYVSLDAPDRETYLSLCRPMEDYWDCIQESLAGLRGRRSAVRTTVVRGYNDFSPERYAALYQDSGARFIEVKGYMHLGYSRNRLQRDRMPEHHEIRAFAEKITEHCDYAIKDESPVSRVVCLEQKI comes from the coding sequence ATGCGCTCAGAAGCATGTAAGGCTCTGCGGAAGCAGGGCTACCAGTTCATCACCCCGAACTCCTCGGCGGCCGTGAAACCCTGCATGTGGAACAAACGGGCGCTCAAGGGCGGGGAGATGTGCTACAAGGCGCAGTTCTACGGCATCGAGAGCCACCGCTGCGTCCAGATGACCCCGACCCTCAAGTGCAACCAGCACTGCCTCTTCTGCTGGCGGTCGTTCGAGCACGAGGTCGTTGAGGAAGAGGAGTGCCCGCCGGACGTGATCGTGGCAAACCTCCGGCGCGTCCAGAAGAAGGCCCTCTCGGGCTACAAGGTCTCACCCTACGTCGAGCCCGGACAGTTTGCGGAGGCCCTCGACCCCACCATGGTCGCGATATCCCTCTCAGGGGAGCCGACCTGCTACTCGCGCCTTCCGGAACTGGTCGACGCCCTCAGCGCGGACGGGTATACGACCTTCCTCGTCTCGAACGGCACCCGACCTGACGTTCTCGCCCGGTGCCGGCCCTACCAGACCTACGTCTCCCTTGACGCCCCCGACCGGGAGACCTATCTCTCCCTCTGCCGGCCGATGGAGGATTACTGGGACTGCATACAGGAGAGCCTCGCCGGACTCCGGGGACGCCGGTCTGCCGTCCGCACCACGGTGGTGCGCGGCTACAACGACTTCTCCCCCGAGCGCTACGCGGCACTCTATCAGGACTCCGGCGCCCGGTTCATCGAAGTAAAGGGTTATATGCATCTGGGGTACAGTAGGAATCGACTGCAGAGGGACCGAATGCCAGAACACCACGAGATTCGGGCGTTCGCCGAGAAAATAACGGAGCACTGCGACTATGCCATCAAGGATGAGAGCCCGGTGAGCCGGGTCGTCTGTCTGGAGCAGAAGATATGA
- the sepS gene encoding O-phosphoserine--tRNA ligase: MRFDVEAFKKRAREDFEHAWHEGPSVLTPAGVSGRYPRLRYTRATPHPIFEIVQRLRETYLAMGFDEAINPLIVEESDIYRQFGPEAMAVLDRVFYLGGLPRPNVGIARKQIDEIEAILGRALSPGTEEKLRETLHGYKKGTIDGDELTHELAAVLEADDAAVVHILDAVFPEFRELAPESSRNTLRSHMTSGWFLTLSSLWEKRHLPIRLFSIDRCFRREQEEGPTRLMTYHSASCVVAGEDVTLEEGKAISEALLSAFGFTEFRFQPDEKRSKYYMPETQTEVYARHPVLGWVEVATFGIYSPSALAEYGIGVPVMNLGLGVERLAMIAYQSNDVRQLTYPQFFPQEISDREIAGAVHLREEPRSVAGKQMAEAIRDVAAEHATAPGPCAFTAWKGEIAGREVEVIVEEPESNTKLCGPACANEVYVHDGSVLGVPDIEKWAKVRQEGVSTGITYLDAVSSLAAARIEEAARCGEGTHVQVKMSKLPSDVNLRIEEYAMRYITDHNKKVDLRGPVFLTVRSVIPGQPTQ, from the coding sequence ATGAGATTTGATGTGGAAGCGTTCAAAAAGAGAGCGAGAGAGGACTTCGAGCATGCCTGGCATGAAGGGCCGTCGGTTCTGACACCGGCCGGGGTCTCCGGCCGGTACCCCCGGCTGAGGTACACCCGGGCGACACCGCACCCGATCTTCGAGATCGTGCAACGGCTCCGCGAGACCTACCTCGCGATGGGGTTTGACGAGGCGATCAACCCCCTGATCGTCGAAGAATCGGACATCTACCGACAATTCGGCCCCGAGGCCATGGCCGTCCTCGACCGGGTCTTCTACCTCGGCGGGCTGCCCCGGCCGAACGTCGGGATTGCAAGAAAGCAGATTGATGAGATCGAGGCCATCCTCGGCCGTGCACTCTCGCCCGGGACCGAGGAGAAACTCCGCGAGACCCTTCACGGCTACAAGAAGGGGACGATCGACGGCGACGAACTGACGCACGAACTCGCGGCCGTCCTCGAGGCCGACGACGCCGCCGTGGTCCACATCCTGGATGCGGTCTTCCCCGAGTTCCGGGAACTCGCACCCGAGTCGTCGCGCAACACCCTCCGGAGCCACATGACGAGCGGCTGGTTCCTGACGCTCTCCTCCCTCTGGGAGAAGCGTCATCTCCCGATACGGCTCTTCTCGATCGACCGGTGCTTCCGGCGGGAGCAGGAGGAGGGGCCCACCCGCCTGATGACCTACCACTCGGCCTCCTGCGTCGTTGCGGGCGAGGACGTCACCCTCGAAGAGGGGAAGGCCATCAGCGAAGCCCTCCTCTCGGCCTTCGGGTTTACCGAGTTCCGGTTCCAGCCCGACGAGAAGCGCTCGAAGTACTACATGCCCGAGACCCAGACGGAGGTCTACGCCCGTCACCCGGTCCTCGGCTGGGTCGAGGTCGCCACCTTCGGGATCTACTCCCCCTCGGCGCTCGCGGAGTATGGGATCGGCGTGCCGGTGATGAACCTCGGCCTCGGGGTGGAGCGGCTTGCGATGATCGCCTACCAGTCAAACGACGTCCGCCAGCTCACCTACCCGCAGTTCTTCCCACAGGAGATCTCCGACCGCGAGATCGCCGGCGCCGTCCACCTCCGCGAAGAGCCGAGATCCGTGGCCGGAAAGCAGATGGCGGAGGCGATCCGTGATGTGGCCGCCGAGCACGCAACCGCGCCGGGGCCGTGCGCATTCACAGCGTGGAAGGGCGAGATCGCCGGAAGAGAGGTCGAGGTGATCGTCGAGGAGCCCGAGTCCAACACGAAACTCTGCGGGCCGGCCTGCGCAAACGAGGTCTACGTGCACGACGGCTCGGTGCTCGGCGTCCCGGATATCGAGAAGTGGGCGAAGGTCCGACAGGAAGGCGTCTCCACCGGGATAACCTACCTCGACGCGGTATCGAGCCTCGCCGCCGCCCGGATCGAGGAGGCGGCACGGTGCGGCGAAGGGACGCACGTCCAGGTGAAGATGTCGAAACTCCCCTCCGACGTCAACCTGCGGATCGAGGAGTACGCGATGCGGTACATCACCGACCACAACAAAAAAGTGGATCTCCGGGGCCCGGTCTTCCTGACGGTCAGGTCCGTCATCCCGGGGCAGCCGACTCAATAA
- a CDS encoding bifunctional alpha,alpha-trehalose-phosphate synthase (UDP-forming)/trehalose-phosphatase — MNRLLIVSNRLPVSISRKNGDIHLQRSVGGLATGVGSFYKSYESLWVGWPGMNIQRQQSEERDRIVDTLRKEQCHPVFLSPYDIRHYYDGFCNNTLWPLLHYFNLYAEYDPKTWQVYQRVNEKFCDAVMEVARPDDTIWVHDYHLMLLPQMLRERLPDAEIGYFHHIPFPSFEVFRHLPWRDEILAGLLGADLIGFHTYGYVRHFLSSVRRILGYEHSFGEVRTGTRVVRTDLFPMGIDYHRFADSAGSAPVQKEITRIRQKYGKRKIILSFDRLDYTKGIPLRLEAFDTLLEKKPEYQGKVSLVVVAVPSRTSVNSYKRLKKRIDELVGRINGKYGTTDWVPVRYFYNFLPFETLVAFYSAADVALVTPLRDGMNLMAKEYVATRTDGTGVLILSEMAGAAEELGEAIIVNPNDQDAVIEAIETALAMPEKEQIERNRTMQKRLMRYDIEHWVGDFLVRLGDARAVRVERSEQIVTPAIRDELIADYSAANDRLLLLDYDGTLVPFASRPQKAVPGDVTREVLTSLSRTPGNEVVVISGRDRSTLDTWFGELDIGIIAEHGVWVKERSGEWRMSEALSDEWKGEIYPLLELYTDRTPGAFIEEKDYSLVWHYRRTEPLLGAQRAKDLKDDLLHLTSNLNVGVMDGNKVIEIKNNVINKGRAALNWVSRNAWEFILAIGDDRTDEDLFEAMPPDAYSIKVGLAPSRARFNLVAQRDVLPLLKKCIEGDRGCVSGKKERPGREKSVIESAAPG; from the coding sequence ATGAATCGGTTACTGATAGTCTCAAACAGGCTTCCGGTCAGCATATCCCGCAAGAACGGCGATATCCATCTCCAGCGGAGCGTCGGCGGCCTTGCCACCGGGGTCGGTTCGTTTTACAAATCCTACGAGAGTCTCTGGGTCGGGTGGCCCGGCATGAACATCCAGAGGCAGCAGAGCGAAGAGAGAGACCGGATCGTCGATACGCTCAGAAAAGAGCAGTGCCACCCGGTCTTCCTCTCCCCGTACGATATCAGGCACTACTACGACGGGTTCTGCAACAATACCCTCTGGCCGCTCCTCCACTACTTTAACCTCTATGCAGAGTACGACCCGAAGACATGGCAGGTCTACCAGCGGGTGAACGAGAAGTTCTGCGACGCCGTGATGGAGGTGGCCCGGCCCGACGACACCATCTGGGTTCACGACTACCACCTGATGCTCCTCCCGCAGATGCTCCGGGAGCGTCTCCCCGATGCCGAGATCGGCTACTTCCACCACATCCCCTTCCCGTCGTTCGAGGTCTTCCGGCACCTGCCCTGGAGGGACGAGATCCTCGCCGGCCTCCTCGGCGCAGACCTCATCGGGTTCCATACCTACGGCTACGTCCGCCACTTCCTCTCCAGCGTCCGGCGGATCCTCGGTTATGAACACTCCTTCGGGGAGGTCCGGACCGGCACCCGGGTGGTGCGGACCGACCTCTTCCCGATGGGCATCGATTACCACCGGTTCGCCGACTCCGCGGGCAGCGCCCCTGTCCAGAAGGAGATAACCCGGATCCGGCAGAAATACGGGAAGCGCAAGATCATCCTCTCCTTCGATCGCCTGGACTACACGAAGGGGATCCCGCTCCGACTCGAGGCGTTCGACACGCTCCTTGAGAAGAAGCCGGAGTACCAGGGGAAGGTCTCCCTCGTCGTCGTTGCCGTCCCGTCCAGGACAAGCGTCAACAGTTACAAGAGGCTGAAGAAGCGGATCGACGAACTTGTCGGCCGAATCAACGGGAAGTACGGGACGACCGACTGGGTTCCCGTTCGCTACTTCTACAACTTCCTCCCGTTCGAGACGTTGGTGGCGTTCTACAGCGCCGCCGACGTCGCCCTGGTGACGCCGCTCCGGGACGGCATGAACCTGATGGCGAAGGAGTACGTCGCCACGAGGACCGACGGCACGGGCGTCCTCATCCTCTCCGAGATGGCAGGGGCGGCCGAGGAGCTCGGCGAAGCGATCATCGTCAACCCGAACGACCAGGACGCGGTGATCGAGGCGATCGAGACGGCGCTCGCCATGCCGGAGAAGGAGCAGATCGAGCGGAACCGGACGATGCAGAAGAGGTTGATGCGCTACGACATCGAGCACTGGGTCGGCGACTTCCTCGTACGCCTGGGCGACGCCCGGGCGGTCCGGGTCGAACGCTCCGAACAGATCGTCACCCCCGCTATCAGGGACGAACTGATCGCGGATTATAGTGCCGCGAACGACCGTCTCCTCCTCCTCGACTACGACGGCACCCTGGTTCCGTTCGCCTCAAGGCCGCAGAAGGCGGTTCCCGGCGACGTAACACGGGAGGTGCTCACGTCCCTCTCCCGGACGCCCGGAAACGAGGTGGTGGTGATCAGCGGCAGGGACCGGTCCACGCTGGATACCTGGTTCGGGGAGCTGGATATCGGGATCATCGCCGAGCACGGCGTCTGGGTGAAAGAGCGCTCCGGGGAGTGGCGGATGTCTGAGGCACTCTCGGACGAGTGGAAAGGAGAGATCTACCCGCTCCTCGAACTCTATACGGATCGTACGCCCGGCGCCTTCATCGAGGAGAAGGACTACTCCCTCGTCTGGCACTACCGGAGAACCGAGCCTCTGCTCGGGGCGCAGCGGGCGAAAGACCTCAAAGACGACCTCCTGCACCTGACATCGAACCTCAATGTCGGCGTCATGGACGGGAACAAGGTCATCGAGATCAAGAACAACGTCATCAACAAGGGCAGGGCGGCGCTGAACTGGGTCTCCCGGAACGCCTGGGAGTTCATCCTCGCCATCGGGGACGACCGGACGGATGAAGACCTCTTCGAGGCGATGCCGCCGGACGCCTACTCGATCAAGGTCGGGCTTGCTCCGAGCAGGGCCAGGTTCAACCTGGTCGCCCAGCGGGACGTGCTGCCCCTCTTGAAAAAGTGCATCGAGGGCGATAGGGGGTGCGTCTCCGGAAAAAAAGAGAGGCCGGGGAGGGAGAAGAGCGTTATTGAGTCGGCTGCCCCGGGATGA
- a CDS encoding helix-turn-helix transcriptional regulator — protein MKTRIRELRAKTGITQEELAQQVGVRRETIVFLEKGKYNPSLKLAYKVARTLGSTIEEVFIFEEEDLA, from the coding sequence GTGAAGACGCGAATCCGGGAACTGCGGGCGAAGACAGGGATCACCCAGGAGGAACTGGCGCAACAGGTCGGGGTCAGGAGGGAGACCATCGTCTTCCTCGAGAAGGGAAAGTACAACCCTTCCCTGAAACTCGCCTACAAGGTGGCCCGGACACTCGGCTCCACCATCGAGGAGGTCTTCATCTTCGAAGAGGAGGATCTGGCATGA
- a CDS encoding ribonuclease H-like domain-containing protein, protein MAYPFDSWRSAPGFRPPFIHSSEDERARRLRDDLVAGYRGRAVEDVFCGREMACPSGTCYVVESRTPMSLDARDPDRATSAILGDLTLVRGIGEATRRRLEERGCRTIAALMGHPRYCRDAARLLDSIADTRDLVAEIERRRRRSDPLLLEASRFHAPEDFVFLDIETLGLFSRPIILIGLARVSGGSITVRQYLSRSVEEEEAALAAVLPDLEAEGTALVTFNGRAFDVPYIRDRLACHGIPADLALPHFDVLHFARRRWKDSLTSCRLGALETGVLGVARADDVPSRMVPEFYETYRRTGSPGPLVPVVEHNRQDIVSLARLFALLRGDGDGGAAPGRERPEGGGREEIIETNPRGVETILPPYRARPEK, encoded by the coding sequence ATGGCATACCCGTTTGATAGCTGGAGGTCTGCCCCGGGCTTCCGGCCGCCCTTTATCCATAGTTCCGAAGACGAGAGGGCCCGAAGGCTCCGGGACGACCTCGTCGCCGGATACCGGGGCCGGGCGGTCGAGGACGTCTTCTGCGGCCGTGAGATGGCCTGCCCTTCCGGGACGTGCTATGTCGTCGAGTCCCGGACCCCCATGAGCCTTGACGCCCGGGACCCCGATCGGGCGACATCGGCCATTCTCGGCGACCTCACCCTGGTCCGCGGCATCGGCGAAGCGACCCGGCGGCGGCTGGAGGAGCGGGGCTGCCGGACGATCGCCGCTCTCATGGGGCACCCTCGCTACTGCCGGGATGCCGCCCGGCTTCTCGATTCGATAGCGGATACCCGCGATCTCGTGGCGGAGATCGAGCGGCGGCGGCGAAGGAGCGATCCGCTCCTCCTCGAGGCCAGCCGATTTCACGCACCCGAAGATTTCGTCTTCCTCGATATCGAGACGCTGGGGCTCTTCTCGCGGCCGATCATCCTCATCGGCCTTGCCCGGGTGAGCGGCGGGTCGATCACTGTCCGACAGTACCTCTCAAGGTCGGTCGAAGAAGAGGAAGCGGCGCTCGCTGCCGTCCTGCCCGACCTGGAGGCGGAGGGGACGGCCCTCGTCACCTTCAACGGCCGGGCGTTCGACGTCCCCTACATCCGGGATCGGCTCGCCTGCCACGGCATCCCGGCAGACCTCGCCCTTCCCCACTTCGACGTTCTCCACTTCGCACGCAGGCGCTGGAAGGACTCGCTCACCTCCTGCCGGCTTGGTGCGCTGGAGACGGGGGTTCTCGGCGTCGCCCGGGCGGACGACGTCCCGAGCAGGATGGTGCCGGAGTTCTACGAGACCTACCGTCGGACCGGAAGCCCCGGCCCGCTTGTCCCGGTCGTGGAGCATAACCGGCAGGACATCGTCTCGCTTGCCCGGCTCTTCGCCCTTCTCCGGGGGGATGGCGATGGTGGTGCGGCACCCGGCCGGGAGCGGCCTGAAGGGGGCGGCAGGGAGGAAATTATCGAGACAAATCCCCGGGGTGTCGAAACAATCCTTCCTCCGTACCGCGCTCGGCCCGAAAAATGA
- a CDS encoding TIGR01458 family HAD-type hydrolase — translation MKIGAVLIDIDGVLYVGDRPVAGAGEALRELDRRGIPYRFVSNTTRRSRRSVAQRLQILGYAIPEPWIVTAPVAAAAHLREGGRTRCFLLTTPDARTDFKEAGIVAVEEGADAVVVADAADGLTYERLNLAFRLLMEGADLIALEKDRYWMGADGLMLSAGPFVTALEYAAGKEAEVIGKPSPAFFLHALREIGAEPREAAMVGDDIITDIGGARACGMKGILVKTGKYRGEAVRASGIEPDLVIDSLADLPEYI, via the coding sequence ATGAAGATCGGAGCAGTCCTGATCGACATCGACGGCGTCCTCTACGTCGGCGATCGACCGGTCGCCGGAGCCGGGGAAGCGCTCCGGGAACTCGACCGGCGGGGGATACCCTACCGGTTCGTCTCCAACACCACCCGCCGCTCCCGCCGTTCGGTTGCCCAACGCCTGCAGATCCTCGGTTACGCCATCCCGGAACCCTGGATCGTCACCGCACCGGTCGCTGCCGCCGCACACCTGCGGGAAGGGGGCCGGACCCGGTGCTTCCTCCTCACCACCCCCGACGCCCGGACGGACTTCAAGGAGGCCGGGATCGTAGCCGTGGAGGAGGGGGCCGATGCGGTCGTGGTCGCCGACGCGGCCGACGGTCTCACCTACGAGCGCCTGAACCTGGCGTTCCGCCTCCTCATGGAGGGCGCGGACCTCATCGCGCTCGAGAAGGACCGGTACTGGATGGGAGCGGACGGGCTGATGCTCTCCGCCGGGCCCTTCGTTACCGCGCTCGAGTACGCCGCCGGGAAAGAGGCGGAGGTGATCGGGAAACCCTCTCCGGCGTTCTTCCTGCATGCGCTCCGGGAGATCGGGGCTGAGCCCCGTGAGGCGGCGATGGTCGGCGACGATATCATTACCGATATCGGCGGCGCCCGGGCCTGCGGCATGAAGGGCATCCTGGTGAAGACCGGCAAGTACCGGGGAGAGGCCGTCCGTGCTTCAGGCATCGAGCCCGACCTCGTCATCGACTCGCTCGCGGACCTCCCGGAGTATATCTGA
- a CDS encoding ABC transporter ATP-binding protein: MLDISDLHVDVEGTEKLHDINLHIGQGETHILMGPNGSGKSTLLKAIMGFGGYTITSGSIVFKGTDITEMPIHERAHLGIGMMFQHPPAISGLKLGKLLTATSHLGSDAIEALAQTVNMERFLARDTNVGFSGGEIKRSEVLQLKVQQPDFLMLDEPESGVDLENMGLMGKEIANLLEKDVHIVNRRKSGLIITHTGYILDYLEADQGHVLIDGRIRCHGNPREILRVVKEKGYGECLRCKQM; the protein is encoded by the coding sequence ATGCTGGATATCAGTGATTTGCACGTGGATGTGGAAGGCACCGAGAAACTCCACGATATCAACCTCCATATCGGGCAGGGGGAGACCCATATCCTGATGGGGCCGAACGGTTCGGGGAAGAGTACGCTGCTCAAAGCCATCATGGGGTTCGGCGGCTACACGATCACGTCCGGATCCATCGTATTTAAGGGAACGGACATCACCGAGATGCCGATCCACGAGCGCGCCCATCTCGGGATCGGCATGATGTTTCAGCACCCGCCCGCGATATCGGGGCTGAAACTCGGAAAGCTCCTCACCGCCACGTCTCATCTCGGCAGCGACGCGATCGAGGCGCTCGCGCAGACGGTCAATATGGAGCGCTTTCTCGCCCGGGACACCAACGTCGGGTTCTCCGGCGGCGAGATCAAACGGAGCGAGGTTCTGCAATTGAAGGTCCAGCAGCCCGATTTCCTCATGCTCGACGAGCCGGAGAGCGGCGTCGACCTCGAGAACATGGGCCTGATGGGGAAAGAGATCGCGAACCTCCTCGAAAAGGATGTCCATATCGTCAACCGCCGCAAGAGCGGCCTCATCATCACCCACACCGGCTACATCCTCGACTACCTCGAGGCCGACCAGGGGCACGTGCTCATCGACGGCCGGATCCGGTGCCACGGAAACCCCCGCGAGATCCTGCGCGTGGTCAAAGAGAAAGGATACGGAGAGTGTCTGCGTTGCAAACAGATGTAG
- a CDS encoding SufB/SufD family protein, with the protein MSALQTDVGDIERLPEKDRERLALTGLEVGMQNRCGSFFQIDQNVIQTTCGAEGIEMIPIKAALEKYDWVKDYYWNAVPKDKDKYTEYLAKQENPQGLVVIAHEGVKVEMPLQACLFLRDEPVQHVHNLFIAREGSEINIISGCASSWQKEHGAHIGVTEIYVGKGAKVTSTMIHNWNPGISVFPRSATVVEEHGTFLSNYVCMQPVRKVDMYPTARLIGKNAVARFSSIVVATPGSTLDLGSRAILGAEHTSAELTTRAITTGGTIISRGHILGEKDETRGHIECKGLILKDGIIHAIPEIEGTLTGTELSHEAAVGKIARHEIEYLMARGLSEEEATATIIRGFLDVKISGLPAVLQEQIDAAIDKAESGF; encoded by the coding sequence GTGTCTGCGTTGCAAACAGATGTAGGCGACATCGAACGGCTCCCGGAGAAAGACCGGGAACGCCTCGCCCTGACCGGTCTCGAGGTCGGGATGCAGAACCGGTGCGGGAGTTTCTTCCAGATCGACCAGAACGTGATCCAGACCACCTGCGGGGCCGAAGGGATCGAGATGATCCCCATCAAGGCCGCTCTCGAGAAGTACGACTGGGTGAAGGACTACTACTGGAACGCCGTTCCGAAGGATAAGGACAAATACACAGAATACCTTGCGAAGCAGGAGAACCCGCAGGGCCTCGTCGTCATCGCCCATGAAGGGGTGAAGGTCGAGATGCCCCTTCAGGCCTGCCTCTTTCTGCGCGACGAGCCGGTGCAGCACGTCCACAACCTCTTCATCGCGAGAGAAGGCTCGGAGATCAACATCATCTCCGGCTGCGCGAGTTCCTGGCAGAAGGAGCACGGGGCGCATATCGGGGTGACCGAGATCTACGTCGGCAAAGGCGCCAAGGTCACGTCCACGATGATCCACAACTGGAACCCCGGGATCAGCGTCTTCCCGCGGAGCGCCACCGTCGTCGAGGAGCACGGAACGTTCCTCTCGAACTACGTCTGCATGCAGCCGGTCAGGAAGGTCGACATGTACCCGACGGCCCGCCTGATCGGGAAGAACGCCGTCGCCCGGTTCTCGAGCATCGTCGTCGCGACACCGGGATCGACCCTCGATCTCGGCTCCCGTGCCATCCTCGGCGCCGAGCATACGAGCGCCGAACTGACCACCCGGGCGATCACCACCGGCGGCACCATCATCTCCCGCGGCCACATCCTCGGCGAGAAGGACGAGACCCGGGGCCACATCGAGTGCAAGGGCCTGATCTTGAAAGACGGCATCATCCACGCCATCCCCGAGATCGAAGGAACGCTGACCGGCACCGAACTCTCCCATGAGGCTGCGGTCGGAAAGATCGCCCGCCACGAGATCGAGTACCTCATGGCCCGGGGGCTCTCCGAGGAGGAGGCCACCGCAACTATTATACGCGGGTTTCTGGATGTGAAGATCAGCGGTCTGCCTGCGGTCCTGCAGGAGCAGATCGACGCCGCGATCGATAAAGCTGAATCAGGATTCTGA
- a CDS encoding protein-L-isoaspartate(D-aspartate) O-methyltransferase — MEADPYRREREEMVEFQIRARGIGDERVLAAMRKIPRHLFVPKNLERAAYEDQPLPIGEGQTISQPYIVAVMTEQLEIRSHDRVLEIGTGSGYQAAILAELAGKVVSVERLAHLADRARENLARAEVTGVEIVVGDGTQGYPPEAPYDAIVVTAASPEIPGPLVEQLAEGGRLIAPVGPRECQDLVKLVKREGSVETVPLGGVCFVPLIGQFGWQGEISP; from the coding sequence ATGGAGGCCGATCCCTATAGACGGGAGCGCGAGGAGATGGTAGAGTTCCAGATCCGGGCCCGGGGAATCGGTGACGAACGGGTGCTCGCCGCGATGCGGAAGATCCCCCGCCACCTCTTCGTGCCCAAAAACCTCGAACGCGCTGCCTACGAAGACCAGCCGCTCCCCATCGGGGAAGGGCAGACCATCTCCCAGCCCTACATCGTCGCCGTCATGACCGAACAACTGGAGATCCGCTCCCACGACCGCGTCCTCGAGATCGGGACCGGCAGCGGCTACCAGGCGGCAATCCTCGCCGAACTCGCCGGGAAGGTCGTCTCCGTCGAACGCCTCGCCCACCTCGCCGACCGGGCACGGGAGAACCTCGCCCGGGCAGAGGTCACCGGTGTCGAGATCGTCGTCGGCGACGGCACGCAGGGCTATCCGCCGGAGGCACCCTACGACGCCATCGTCGTCACGGCGGCATCGCCCGAGATCCCCGGCCCCCTGGTAGAGCAACTCGCCGAAGGCGGGCGATTGATCGCTCCCGTCGGGCCACGCGAATGCCAGGATCTCGTCAAACTCGTCAAACGCGAGGGGAGCGTGGAGACAGTCCCGCTCGGCGGCGTCTGCTTCGTGCCGCTGATCGGGCAGTTCGGGTGGCAGGGAGAGATATCCCCGTGA
- a CDS encoding cyclase family protein: MAGRDIPVTIYDITRDLSGDAVLYPGDVRPRFHEIDNGQYRVTEMVLGSHTGTHIDAPSHYIEGGLTVDEIPPAVLMGPARVLDCSDIGEVIEPGHLAGRLDGARTILIKTWFSGRREFDPGYPALSPEAAEMTVEAGIVCLGIDTPSIESFNGDGSVHRLLLGSGTVILELLDLSSVPEGDYHMTALPLRLKGIDGSPVRAILSDMEEEP; encoded by the coding sequence GTGGCAGGGAGAGATATCCCCGTGACGATCTACGACATCACCCGGGACCTCTCCGGGGACGCCGTCCTCTACCCGGGAGACGTCCGGCCCCGGTTCCATGAGATCGACAACGGACAGTACCGCGTGACCGAGATGGTGCTCGGGAGTCATACCGGGACGCACATCGACGCCCCGTCGCACTACATCGAGGGAGGACTGACGGTCGACGAGATCCCGCCCGCGGTGCTGATGGGGCCCGCACGGGTGCTCGACTGTAGCGACATCGGGGAGGTCATCGAACCCGGGCATCTCGCTGGCCGCCTCGACGGCGCGAGGACGATCCTCATAAAGACATGGTTTTCGGGGCGGCGGGAGTTCGACCCCGGGTACCCGGCGCTCTCCCCCGAAGCGGCGGAGATGACCGTCGAGGCCGGGATCGTCTGCCTCGGGATCGATACCCCGTCGATCGAGTCGTTCAACGGCGACGGTTCCGTCCACCGCCTGCTGCTCGGGAGCGGGACGGTCATCCTCGAACTGCTTGACCTCTCCAGCGTGCCGGAAGGAGACTATCACATGACGGCACTCCCCCTGCGGCTCAAAGGCATCGACGGATCGCCAGTGCGGGCAATTTTATCGGATATGGAGGAAGAACCATGA